A single genomic interval of Mucilaginibacter robiniae harbors:
- a CDS encoding RNA polymerase sigma factor, translated as MDFHLKSDQELIHLYIAGHEGGLVELIRRYQSKIYTSIYLLVKDEYLAEDIFQDTFIKVINTLKAGKYNEEGKFLPWVSRIAHNLVIDHFRREKRTPLVSGGDDFDIFEVLGHYDESTEDRMVREQTHKDLKALIHLLPADQKEVLIMRHFGDMSFKEIADVTEVSINTALGRMRYALNNLRKMMQTKELSLKN; from the coding sequence ATGGATTTTCATTTGAAAAGTGATCAGGAATTGATCCATCTATATATAGCCGGGCACGAGGGTGGTTTGGTCGAACTCATCCGGCGTTATCAATCTAAAATATATACTTCTATTTATTTGCTGGTTAAAGATGAGTACCTGGCAGAAGATATTTTTCAGGATACTTTCATTAAAGTAATTAATACGCTTAAAGCCGGCAAATACAATGAGGAAGGCAAGTTTTTACCCTGGGTAAGCCGCATTGCGCATAACTTGGTAATTGACCATTTCAGACGTGAAAAACGCACACCTTTGGTAAGCGGTGGAGACGATTTTGATATTTTTGAAGTACTAGGACATTATGATGAAAGCACCGAAGACCGTATGGTGCGCGAGCAAACTCATAAAGATTTAAAAGCACTCATTCATTTATTGCCAGCTGATCAGAAAGAAGTACTTATTATGCGCCATTTTGGCGATATGAGCTTTAAAGAAATTGCCGACGTAACTGAAGTAAGCATTAATACGGCACTGGGCCGTATGCGTTATGCACTTAACAACTTGCGCAAAATGATGCAGACAAAAGAATTGAGCTTGAAAAACTAA
- the nth gene encoding endonuclease III codes for MLKKERYKLFVDYFSKHQPNPVTELHYSNPYELLVAVILSAQCTDKRINQITPALFERFPAVEALAEASVEEIFSYIRSVSYPNNKAKHLAGMAKMLVEQFDSEVPPAYSDLQKLPGVGRKTANVIVSIVFDTPAIAVDTHVFRVANRIGLTTNAKTPLAVEMQLMEHLPKQTLGMAHHWLILHGRYICLARRPKCEVCPLTHFCKYYQSGKAALVLNKTAKVAKPNKTSPAKAAKAKTLKPATGTPADDL; via the coding sequence ATGCTAAAAAAAGAACGCTATAAATTATTTGTTGATTACTTTTCGAAACATCAGCCTAACCCGGTAACTGAACTCCATTATTCCAACCCGTACGAATTGTTGGTGGCGGTTATCCTATCGGCCCAATGCACTGATAAACGCATCAACCAGATTACTCCTGCCCTTTTTGAACGTTTTCCGGCAGTTGAAGCACTAGCTGAAGCAAGCGTTGAAGAGATTTTTTCGTACATCCGTAGTGTTAGCTATCCGAACAATAAAGCTAAGCACCTAGCAGGTATGGCGAAAATGCTGGTAGAGCAGTTTGATAGCGAAGTACCGCCTGCATATAGCGATTTGCAAAAGCTACCTGGTGTAGGCCGTAAAACAGCGAACGTGATTGTTTCGATTGTTTTTGATACGCCAGCTATAGCGGTAGATACCCATGTATTTCGGGTAGCCAACCGAATCGGGCTTACAACTAATGCTAAAACGCCGCTTGCCGTAGAAATGCAACTGATGGAACACCTGCCCAAACAAACCTTAGGCATGGCTCACCATTGGCTTATACTGCACGGCCGCTATATTTGCTTAGCCCGCCGACCTAAATGTGAGGTTTGCCCACTTACTCATTTTTGTAAGTATTACCAAAGTGGCAAAGCGGCTTTGGTATTGAATAAAACAGCTAAAGTAGCAAAGCCGAACAAAACATCTCCAGCCAAAGCTGCTAAAGCAAAAACCCTGAAGCCAGCGACTGGAACTCCAGCTGATGATTTGTAG
- a CDS encoding family 43 glycosylhydrolase yields MNTLYYFIVFMFLGFGSTLMVSAQTANIQNDVFWNTTDGRPIYSQGGGIFRFNDPASGAKKYYWYGVHYKEADAYRKDPSVTQKTSRFTSVTCYSSVDLVHWVFEGDVLTESEVLKNNAQPTWLGRLGVDYIKELKKYALIIQHGNQVLFAVADSPTSQFTWHQQIDMTSMIGTPNTGDQTVFTDEDTGKSYLIYSYGRGRNKIYVSEIGVKNGMVNLLDCTEVYHGEGREGNCMFKYQGRYYMCASDLYGWDASHAYYLVADNIRGPYTPANHMQVMNGCTDDYAHVTQTGFFYTVRGSKQETVIFCGDRWADFAGNGLGYNQWCPLSFDGQTPYFNSVSSWNLNCLTGAWMVSTNNNYVKNGSFEADRKRIPSIVKPAQEQLSGWVSVVLQGSPIHIDTISPSLNHDNDANDRKVVIGEKSLNISDRVDFQRKVYQTLSATPYVPLNDGLYTLTAKVKNSIGFVTLEMYAVSSKQTVKYNIKNENTAWQTIRIEKVPVKGGQVEIGFLAQGKANAFCYIDDVVLVKSR; encoded by the coding sequence ATGAACACACTTTATTACTTTATCGTATTTATGTTTTTGGGATTCGGCAGTACCTTGATGGTAAGTGCACAAACAGCCAATATCCAGAACGATGTATTTTGGAATACAACCGATGGTCGTCCTATTTACAGTCAAGGTGGTGGAATATTCAGGTTTAACGACCCAGCCAGCGGAGCGAAGAAATACTATTGGTACGGCGTTCACTACAAGGAGGCTGATGCTTACCGGAAAGACCCTAGTGTTACACAAAAAACATCGAGATTTACTTCAGTTACTTGTTACAGTTCTGTTGATTTGGTTCACTGGGTTTTTGAAGGAGACGTGCTAACGGAAAGTGAAGTTCTGAAAAACAACGCACAACCCACATGGCTTGGCCGTTTGGGGGTGGATTACATAAAAGAACTAAAAAAGTATGCCTTAATTATCCAGCACGGCAATCAGGTGCTTTTTGCCGTTGCTGATTCTCCAACAAGCCAGTTTACCTGGCATCAGCAGATTGACATGACCAGCATGATAGGTACCCCAAACACGGGCGATCAAACTGTATTTACAGACGAAGATACAGGCAAGTCTTACCTGATCTATTCTTACGGCAGGGGCAGAAATAAAATTTATGTTTCTGAAATTGGCGTTAAAAATGGCATGGTCAATTTGCTAGACTGCACCGAAGTATATCATGGTGAAGGGCGTGAGGGGAACTGTATGTTTAAGTATCAAGGCAGGTACTACATGTGTGCATCAGACTTATATGGCTGGGATGCTTCTCATGCCTACTACCTGGTTGCCGATAACATTAGGGGACCCTATACTCCGGCCAACCATATGCAGGTGATGAATGGTTGTACTGATGATTATGCCCATGTTACACAAACCGGCTTTTTTTACACGGTAAGAGGCAGCAAGCAAGAAACGGTTATTTTTTGTGGAGACCGGTGGGCTGATTTTGCAGGGAACGGATTAGGGTACAACCAATGGTGTCCATTATCTTTTGATGGTCAAACGCCGTACTTCAATTCAGTAAGTTCCTGGAATTTAAATTGTTTAACAGGAGCATGGATGGTGAGTACAAACAATAATTATGTAAAGAATGGCAGCTTTGAGGCCGATCGGAAAAGAATACCTAGTATAGTTAAACCTGCTCAAGAGCAGCTATCAGGCTGGGTGTCGGTAGTTTTGCAGGGCAGCCCAATACATATAGATACTATATCTCCATCTTTAAATCATGACAATGATGCTAATGACAGAAAAGTAGTGATTGGTGAAAAAAGCCTTAACATCAGTGATCGGGTAGATTTTCAAAGAAAAGTATATCAAACCCTATCCGCTACGCCTTATGTTCCATTAAACGATGGTTTGTACACCTTAACAGCTAAAGTAAAAAACAGTATAGGCTTTGTTACTTTGGAGATGTATGCTGTCAGCAGTAAGCAAACTGTAAAGTACAATATCAAAAATGAAAATACTGCATGGCAAACTATTCGTATTGAAAAAGTACCCGTTAAAGGCGGACAAGTTGAAATTGGCTTTTTAGCACAGGGCAAAGCCAATGCTTTTTGTTATATAGATGATGTAGTATTAGTGAAAAGCAGGTAA
- the recA gene encoding recombinase RecA, which produces MSNADKLKALQLTLDKLEKSYGKGTIMKLGDSHIEPIEVIPTGSLTLDLALGVGGLPKGRVVEIYGPESSGKTTLAIHAIAESQKKGGIAAFIDAEHAFDRFYAQKLGVDIENLLISQPDNGEQALEIADNLIRSGAIDILVIDSVAALVPKGEIEGEMGDSKMGLQARLMSQALRKLTGTINKTGCCCIFINQLREKIGVMFGNPETTTGGNALKFYASVRLDVRRISQIKDSDEVSGNRVKVKIVKNKVAPPFRLAEFDIMFGEGISKAGEIIDLGVEHNIIKKSGSWFSYGDSRLGQGRDAVKQLIIDNPELAEELENKIKDVVSGTDQPVEAE; this is translated from the coding sequence ATGAGTAACGCAGATAAATTAAAGGCACTACAGCTTACGCTGGATAAGCTGGAAAAATCGTATGGTAAAGGAACCATCATGAAATTGGGTGATTCTCATATAGAGCCCATTGAGGTTATTCCTACCGGTTCATTAACGCTCGACCTGGCTTTAGGTGTAGGCGGCTTGCCTAAAGGCCGTGTGGTTGAAATTTATGGTCCTGAATCATCAGGTAAAACCACGCTGGCTATACATGCTATTGCCGAGTCGCAGAAAAAAGGCGGCATTGCAGCCTTTATTGATGCAGAGCATGCTTTTGACCGCTTTTATGCACAGAAATTAGGCGTGGATATCGAGAACCTGCTGATTTCTCAGCCTGATAATGGTGAACAAGCTTTAGAAATTGCCGATAACCTGATCCGTTCAGGCGCTATTGATATTTTAGTAATTGACTCGGTAGCTGCATTAGTACCCAAGGGTGAGATTGAAGGTGAAATGGGTGACTCCAAAATGGGTTTACAAGCCCGTTTAATGTCTCAGGCTTTGCGTAAGCTTACCGGTACTATCAACAAAACCGGTTGCTGCTGTATCTTCATCAACCAATTGCGTGAAAAAATTGGTGTGATGTTCGGTAACCCAGAAACGACTACCGGTGGTAATGCCTTGAAATTCTATGCTTCCGTACGTTTGGATGTACGTCGTATATCACAGATTAAGGATAGCGACGAGGTATCAGGTAACCGTGTAAAAGTTAAAATTGTTAAAAACAAAGTGGCTCCGCCATTCCGTTTGGCCGAGTTCGATATTATGTTTGGTGAAGGTATTTCCAAAGCCGGCGAAATTATCGACTTGGGTGTAGAGCACAATATTATCAAGAAATCAGGTTCTTGGTTCAGCTATGGTGATAGCCGCTTAGGTCAAGGCCGTGATGCCGTTAAGCAATTGATTATCGACAATCCTGAACTGGCTGAAGAGCTTGAAAACAAAATTAAGGATGTTGTATCAGGCACTGACCAGCCGGTAGAAGCTGAATGA
- a CDS encoding oxidoreductase → MSKVWFITGCSTGFGRELAKEVLAAGYWAAVASRNTDDVKDIVEAYPETALAVKLDVTQADEIKAAVEQIRQKFSTIDVLVNNAGIGYFGAIEESEEDEVRRMFEINFFGLAAVTKAVLPIMRTQRSGNILNVASIGGLVGFPAVGFYNATKFAVDGYSESLSKEVAPLGIKVTVIAPSGFRTDWAGRSANNSKTVIDDYKDTAGQNKSNIRGYSGKQPGDPVRAAKAMIKAVESEKPPLRLLLGEAALKGARNKIELLQKDFDTWEETTIGADFPKDEQ, encoded by the coding sequence ATGAGCAAAGTATGGTTTATCACCGGTTGTTCTACCGGCTTTGGTCGCGAGTTGGCCAAAGAAGTTCTAGCTGCCGGTTATTGGGCTGCCGTAGCCTCTCGCAACACCGATGATGTAAAAGATATTGTAGAAGCTTATCCAGAAACCGCTTTGGCGGTAAAACTGGATGTTACCCAAGCTGATGAGATTAAAGCGGCTGTTGAACAGATCCGGCAAAAATTCAGCACTATTGATGTGCTGGTAAACAATGCCGGTATTGGCTACTTCGGTGCTATTGAAGAAAGCGAAGAAGATGAAGTACGCCGCATGTTCGAAATTAATTTTTTTGGATTGGCTGCTGTTACCAAAGCCGTATTACCCATAATGCGGACACAACGTAGCGGAAACATTTTAAACGTAGCTTCCATAGGCGGTTTGGTAGGCTTCCCGGCCGTAGGTTTTTACAACGCTACCAAATTTGCGGTAGATGGATATTCTGAATCGCTATCGAAAGAAGTAGCCCCATTAGGCATAAAGGTTACGGTAATTGCACCAAGCGGTTTCCGCACGGATTGGGCAGGCCGGTCAGCCAACAACAGTAAAACTGTAATTGACGATTACAAAGATACTGCCGGTCAGAATAAAAGTAACATTCGCGGTTACAGCGGTAAACAGCCGGGCGATCCGGTACGTGCAGCAAAAGCTATGATTAAAGCTGTAGAATCAGAAAAACCACCATTGCGATTATTATTGGGCGAAGCTGCTTTAAAAGGTGCCCGCAACAAAATAGAACTTTTGCAAAAGGATTTTGATACCTGGGAAGAAACTACCATAGGTGCCGACTTCCCGAAAGACGAACAATAA
- a CDS encoding aldo/keto reductase: MEYRQLGASGLFVPVLSFGTATFGGGNAFFKAWGNTQLDEAKRMVNLCLDAGVNFFDTANVYSRGASEEILGRALEGLRNQVLISTKATFGMGDGPNDFGSSRYHLIESCEASLRRLNTDHIDIYHMHGFDANTPVEETLRALDDLITSGKVRYIACSNFSGWHLMKSLSASERYGWAKYVAHQAYYSLLDREFEWELMPLGIDQKVSTIVWSPLSSGRLSGKFRRNQPLPEDNRMSQGGSHGPATNFDLLYKIVDALDEVAEETGKSVAQVSLNWLLQRPTVANLVIGARNEEQLKQNLEAIGWNLTTEQVKKLDEASAIDPIYPYWHQRQNPKLNPLPKFY; encoded by the coding sequence ATGGAATACAGACAATTAGGCGCCTCAGGACTATTTGTACCGGTACTGAGTTTCGGAACGGCTACCTTTGGCGGCGGCAATGCGTTTTTTAAAGCATGGGGCAATACCCAACTGGATGAAGCTAAAAGAATGGTTAACCTGTGCCTGGATGCCGGCGTTAACTTTTTTGATACCGCTAACGTTTATTCGCGAGGCGCTTCCGAAGAGATTTTAGGCAGAGCGCTGGAAGGCTTGCGCAACCAGGTGCTGATTTCAACCAAAGCGACCTTTGGTATGGGCGATGGTCCGAATGATTTTGGCTCCTCACGTTATCACCTGATTGAATCATGCGAAGCAAGCTTGCGCAGATTAAATACTGATCATATTGATATTTACCACATGCATGGCTTTGATGCCAACACACCGGTTGAAGAAACCTTGCGTGCTTTAGATGATTTAATTACCAGTGGTAAAGTGCGCTACATTGCCTGCTCCAACTTTTCGGGCTGGCATTTGATGAAGTCATTGTCAGCATCTGAGCGTTATGGCTGGGCTAAGTATGTAGCGCATCAGGCTTACTACTCGTTATTAGATCGCGAATTTGAATGGGAACTGATGCCTTTAGGTATTGACCAGAAAGTGAGTACCATTGTGTGGAGCCCGCTATCATCAGGCAGGTTAAGTGGTAAATTCAGACGCAACCAACCGCTGCCTGAAGATAACCGCATGAGTCAGGGTGGTTCTCATGGTCCGGCTACTAACTTTGATTTGCTATACAAAATTGTAGATGCATTGGATGAAGTAGCTGAAGAAACCGGCAAATCAGTAGCGCAGGTATCCTTAAATTGGCTACTGCAACGCCCTACCGTAGCCAACTTAGTTATAGGTGCCCGTAACGAAGAACAACTCAAACAAAACCTGGAAGCTATAGGCTGGAACTTAACTACCGAACAGGTGAAAAAACTGGATGAGGCTAGCGCCATTGATCCGATTTACCCCTACTGGCACCAGCGACAAAATCCGAAATTAAATCCGCTGCCTAAATTTTATTAA
- a CDS encoding alpha/beta hydrolase, with translation MQLYRFLSIGILLSFALGQVARAQSTASITGKKDTSFTTYSAYQSARKNYPNIKLVQDSLPKSIKVAKNKTYALVGKHRLRLDAFYPKQKSEKGYPAVLIIHGGGWRSGDRTQHYPLAERLAAQGYVCFTAEYRLSTEAVYPAPVYDLKAAVRWIRANAKKYQVDTSKVATLGFSAGGQLAAFLGATNGVQQFEGAEGNPAYSSQVQAVVDIDGILAFVHPESGEGDDSKAISSATHYFGYSKKDNPELWESASSLKYASAKTPPTLFLNSSIDRMHAGRQDYVNLLSKYHTYTEVFTFPDTPHAFCLFEPWFTPTVQHVTDFLDKLFKDKKLLR, from the coding sequence ATGCAGTTATATAGGTTTTTAAGTATTGGTATTTTGTTGAGCTTTGCGCTGGGACAAGTAGCCCGTGCGCAAAGTACGGCCAGTATTACCGGGAAGAAAGATACTTCGTTCACTACTTATAGTGCTTACCAAAGTGCGCGCAAAAATTACCCTAACATCAAGCTGGTGCAGGATAGTTTGCCCAAGAGCATTAAAGTAGCTAAAAATAAAACTTACGCTTTGGTTGGTAAGCATCGGTTACGGCTAGATGCTTTTTACCCTAAACAAAAATCAGAAAAAGGTTATCCGGCCGTATTAATTATTCACGGTGGGGGATGGCGTTCGGGAGATCGAACACAGCATTATCCGTTGGCTGAACGCTTGGCTGCACAAGGATATGTCTGTTTTACTGCCGAATACCGGTTATCAACTGAAGCAGTGTACCCGGCACCAGTTTACGACTTGAAAGCTGCCGTGCGATGGATTAGGGCGAATGCTAAAAAGTACCAGGTAGATACCAGCAAAGTAGCAACTTTAGGCTTTTCTGCCGGAGGGCAACTGGCAGCTTTTTTAGGAGCAACTAATGGTGTACAACAGTTTGAAGGTGCGGAAGGTAATCCTGCTTACTCCAGCCAGGTACAGGCCGTGGTTGATATTGATGGTATTCTGGCCTTTGTGCATCCGGAATCGGGTGAAGGGGATGACAGTAAAGCTATATCATCAGCTACCCACTACTTTGGTTATAGCAAAAAAGATAATCCTGAATTATGGGAAAGTGCATCTTCATTAAAATATGCCAGTGCTAAAACACCACCTACGTTGTTTTTAAATAGTTCTATCGACCGTATGCACGCTGGTCGGCAAGATTATGTGAACCTGCTAAGTAAATATCATACCTATACCGAGGTTTTTACTTTTCCAGACACGCCTCACGCTTTTTGCTTGTTTGAACCTTGGTTTACACCAACGGTACAACATGTTACTGACTTTTTAGATAAACTGTTTAAAGATAAAAAGCTGCTCCGGTAA
- a CDS encoding GH92 family glycosyl hydrolase encodes MKKINSFLLTSLLLFLGIRPLVSCAQSQKEPVDYVNPYIGNISHLLVPTYPTIHLPNSLLRVYPERENFTGNTIKGLPLMITSHRGSSAFSLSPYQGDAAGIKNVIAYGYDNEIIKPYYYQVDLDDYGINVKYAPSHQAGIYEINFSNSSTPPYLILNTKEGGLSIAGNAVSGYQQLDNHTKVYIYLETDIKPVSSGQVNAVDLDSKKLVEGKDAYLVLKYPANTSSIKVHYGVSFISTEQAKRNLGREIQNYDLAGVVSKGRAVWNNTLGKIIVQGTDENAKTVFYTSLYRTYERMICLSEDGKYFSAYDGKVHNDEGTPFYTDDWIWDTYRAVHPLRVIIEPKMESDMINSYLRMASQLPNHWMPTFPEVTGDSRRMNSNHGVAMIIDAYNKGLRSFNLAEAYQYCKAAITEKTLAPWSGKKAGALDQFYKDNGYFPALAPGEKETVPEIHSWEKRQPVAVTLGTVYDEWCLGNIAKDLGKTDDASYFLKRSLNYHKVFNPQTKFFHPKDAQGNFIEPFDYRYSSGIGAREAYDENNGYVYRWDVQHNIGDLVNLMGGRQSFVDGLEDMFSTPLGKGRPDFYYQFGDHTGNVGQFSMGNEPAMHIPYLYTYAGQPWRTQKRVRNLLKEWFRNDLMGIPGDEDGGGLTSFVVFSEIGFYPVTPGLPMYVIGSPMFKSATLKLGNGKTFTVLCSNYSPDNKYIQSAKLNGKTWDKSWFSHKELMNGGQLELLMGPHPNKLWASGIHSVPPSFSMPNDDN; translated from the coding sequence ATGAAAAAAATCAACAGCTTTCTACTTACCTCATTGCTCTTATTTTTAGGTATTAGACCATTGGTTTCGTGTGCACAAAGCCAAAAAGAACCCGTTGATTATGTCAATCCCTATATTGGAAATATTAGCCACTTGCTGGTACCCACTTATCCTACCATTCATCTACCTAACAGTTTATTGAGAGTATACCCCGAGCGTGAAAATTTTACGGGAAATACTATCAAAGGGTTACCGCTGATGATTACCAGTCATCGCGGAAGCTCGGCCTTTAGCCTGAGCCCCTATCAGGGTGATGCAGCAGGGATAAAAAATGTCATAGCTTATGGGTACGATAACGAAATAATCAAGCCTTATTACTACCAGGTTGATTTGGATGATTACGGCATTAACGTCAAATATGCGCCGTCGCATCAAGCTGGTATTTATGAGATTAACTTTAGTAATTCATCTACACCACCTTATTTGATTTTGAATACCAAAGAGGGTGGCCTATCCATTGCTGGTAATGCAGTAAGCGGCTATCAGCAACTGGACAACCATACGAAAGTATATATTTATCTCGAAACAGATATTAAACCGGTTTCATCGGGACAGGTGAATGCTGTAGACCTGGATTCTAAGAAATTAGTTGAGGGAAAAGATGCTTACTTAGTGCTGAAATATCCGGCTAATACATCCAGCATAAAGGTACATTATGGTGTTTCATTTATCAGCACAGAACAGGCCAAACGCAATCTTGGTCGCGAAATTCAGAATTATGATCTGGCTGGGGTAGTGTCAAAAGGTCGGGCTGTGTGGAATAACACGCTGGGCAAAATTATAGTGCAGGGAACAGATGAGAACGCCAAAACGGTTTTCTACACGTCGCTTTATCGTACTTATGAGCGCATGATCTGCCTTTCGGAAGATGGCAAATACTTTAGCGCCTATGATGGAAAGGTGCATAATGATGAGGGCACACCTTTTTATACTGATGATTGGATTTGGGATACTTACCGCGCTGTACATCCTTTACGGGTAATCATAGAGCCTAAAATGGAATCCGATATGATTAATTCTTACCTAAGGATGGCCAGCCAACTGCCCAATCACTGGATGCCAACTTTCCCGGAAGTTACAGGCGACAGTCGCCGCATGAACAGTAACCATGGTGTAGCCATGATTATTGACGCCTATAACAAAGGGTTACGCTCGTTTAATCTGGCAGAGGCTTACCAGTATTGCAAGGCTGCAATTACCGAAAAAACGCTAGCGCCTTGGTCGGGTAAAAAGGCCGGTGCCCTAGATCAGTTTTATAAAGATAACGGCTATTTTCCGGCACTTGCGCCTGGTGAAAAAGAAACTGTACCCGAAATACACAGCTGGGAAAAACGGCAGCCGGTAGCGGTAACGCTGGGTACCGTGTACGACGAATGGTGCTTGGGCAACATTGCAAAGGATTTAGGTAAAACGGATGATGCCTCATATTTTTTGAAACGAAGTTTAAACTACCATAAAGTATTTAACCCGCAAACCAAGTTCTTTCATCCGAAAGATGCACAAGGCAATTTTATTGAACCCTTTGATTACCGATATTCCAGCGGTATTGGTGCGCGGGAAGCTTACGATGAGAATAATGGCTATGTGTACCGTTGGGATGTACAGCATAATATAGGCGATTTGGTAAACCTAATGGGTGGCAGGCAAAGTTTTGTGGATGGATTGGAAGATATGTTCAGCACGCCGCTGGGTAAGGGTCGTCCAGATTTTTACTATCAGTTTGGCGATCATACCGGCAACGTTGGGCAATTTTCTATGGGCAACGAGCCAGCCATGCACATTCCCTATTTGTACACCTATGCAGGTCAGCCTTGGCGCACCCAGAAGCGCGTACGTAACTTACTGAAAGAATGGTTCAGGAATGATTTAATGGGTATACCAGGTGACGAGGACGGCGGTGGTTTAACCTCTTTTGTAGTGTTTTCCGAAATTGGATTCTACCCCGTTACACCGGGATTGCCCATGTACGTAATAGGCAGTCCGATGTTTAAAAGTGCGACCTTAAAGTTGGGCAATGGCAAAACATTTACAGTGCTTTGCAGCAACTATTCGCCAGACAATAAATACATTCAATCGGCCAAGCTAAATGGCAAAACTTGGGATAAATCCTGGTTTTCACATAAAGAATTGATGAACGGTGGTCAGCTCGAATTACTTATGGGACCGCACCCTAACAAATTGTGGGCATCGGGTATTCATTCAGTTCCGCCTTCTTTCAGCATGCCTAATGACGACAACTAA
- a CDS encoding ankyrin repeat domain-containing protein produces the protein MKKLLLIPAFLLINLSVFAHDIFTAVNSNDLAAVKYLLNKGTDLNKMNSKGETALMIAAHSNNTRMCEFLIEKDANVNIQDAAGNSALKYAVQMKNQDLIQILVNHGAKIN, from the coding sequence ATGAAAAAGTTACTATTAATTCCTGCATTCCTGTTGATTAACCTAAGTGTTTTTGCGCATGATATTTTCACTGCTGTAAATTCTAATGATTTAGCTGCTGTAAAATATTTATTAAACAAAGGAACCGATTTGAATAAAATGAACAGCAAAGGAGAAACAGCACTGATGATTGCTGCTCATAGCAACAATACTCGTATGTGCGAATTTCTGATTGAAAAGGATGCTAACGTCAACATACAAGATGCTGCCGGCAATTCTGCATTAAAGTATGCTGTTCAAATGAAAAATCAGGATTTGATTCAGATTTTGGTTAACCACGGCGCTAAAATCAATTAA
- a CDS encoding DUF4230 domain-containing protein yields MLRSRAFRRFLTSVIIIGALVLLALYIKREFKATHTEVIDDVMVEKITSMGKLELVKYAMKDVLEKKEVHMILPDERVLFVAVGEVTACIDLTKIKKQDISSTKDTVTVLMPKPEICYVRLDHQRSKVYDVSGILLPNTAKTMVEDVYKLAEKKLLDNAQELNILGKAQENAQLIFKPLLENIAGKKVVLRFK; encoded by the coding sequence ATGCTACGTTCAAGAGCTTTTCGCCGTTTCCTGACTTCTGTAATTATAATAGGTGCTTTGGTGTTGCTGGCTTTATATATTAAGCGTGAGTTTAAGGCTACTCATACTGAGGTAATAGATGATGTAATGGTTGAGAAAATTACCAGTATGGGTAAACTGGAGCTGGTAAAATATGCCATGAAAGATGTGCTGGAAAAGAAAGAAGTGCATATGATATTACCCGACGAACGTGTATTGTTTGTAGCTGTAGGGGAGGTAACCGCCTGCATTGATCTCACCAAGATTAAAAAACAGGATATCAGTTCTACAAAAGATACGGTAACTGTACTGATGCCTAAGCCCGAAATTTGCTATGTCCGGCTGGATCATCAACGTTCTAAAGTTTATGATGTAAGCGGTATTTTGTTACCCAACACCGCCAAAACCATGGTAGAGGATGTATATAAACTGGCCGAGAAAAAGCTGCTGGATAATGCCCAAGAATTGAACATACTGGGCAAAGCTCAGGAAAACGCACAGCTTATATTTAAACCATTGCTGGAAAATATAGCTGGTAAAAAGGTGGTGTTGAGATTTAAATAA
- a CDS encoding OsmC family peroxiredoxin, producing MKRTANAHWNGTLKDGRGELTTQSTTLNKTQYSFKTRFEQGVGTNPEELIAAAHAGCFTMAVGAALSQQGFTPGDLTTEAILDLDMAALSITGIHLELKASQIEGVSEDQFKAVAEDAKKNCIISKALSVPFTLNVTYGG from the coding sequence ATGAAACGTACAGCAAACGCCCACTGGAATGGCACTTTAAAAGATGGCCGCGGGGAACTAACTACACAAAGCACTACACTTAACAAAACTCAGTATTCTTTCAAAACCCGTTTTGAGCAAGGCGTAGGTACCAATCCTGAAGAATTAATTGCTGCGGCTCATGCTGGTTGTTTTACCATGGCAGTAGGTGCAGCTTTAAGCCAGCAAGGCTTTACCCCAGGCGATTTAACTACCGAAGCCATTCTGGATTTGGACATGGCTGCTTTGAGCATTACCGGCATCCATCTGGAACTAAAAGCCAGCCAGATTGAAGGTGTATCAGAAGATCAGTTTAAAGCCGTTGCTGAAGATGCTAAAAAGAACTGTATCATCAGCAAAGCCCTAAGCGTTCCATTTACTTTGAATGTAACCTACGGCGGATAA